A single window of Coffea eugenioides isolate CCC68of chromosome 7, Ceug_1.0, whole genome shotgun sequence DNA harbors:
- the LOC113778069 gene encoding putative pentatricopeptide repeat-containing protein At1g12700, mitochondrial — MAMRRRASSAIILSIAQSQEAAASVGTTATARCTTLASFLSAFRNPKPQLAFYSAISGKVKSSSGKALKFQPGLRNDINNVDSLDDGLSLYRQMVRMRPLPCVIQFNQLLDRIVKMKNHYVSAISLFRDMWVKGIPVREATLNVVINCYCLLGRVDLGFPVLAAFLKRGLVPNVVTFNTLLKGLFREHRFPQGQELFKKIICEKLCEPDEVMFLIVIDGLCKVGNIQMAIEFLRVMEKRRRCKPNVYVYSTIIDGLCKDKMVVEALALLQEMIEKGIPPNVITYSCLIQGLCNLSRWKDVDKLFAEMMVYKIVPDVFTFNIVVDALCKEGHIEDAEELVQNMIQQGQDPDLVTYNSLMDGYCLQSRMDDARRVFNTMVASSLTPDLHSYGILINAYFKTKKAEAAMNLFREIQHKGLTPNIVVYTTVLQGLFSSGRYLSAREIFKEMQASGMKPDFHTYCVVLDGLCKTGHVDEALQLFHAMEADGTDLHMEMYTIMLDGLCKCTRLDSARHLFKNLFLKGLDPDVKTYNTMIAGLLAEGLLIEAKELVKKMEGKGCLPNDFTYNVILRGLLKGGHYHDAMVYHEEMVHRGFSLDAHTFSILLDLSAENQNNPSVLMLMLKIDPDSKKFIDGERRGPSH; from the coding sequence ATGGCGATGCGGAGAAGAGCTTCTTCTGCCATAATTCTTTCCATTGCTCAGTCTCAGGAAGCAGCGGCTTCAGTAGGTACCACTGCTACTGCTAGGTGTACTACTCTTGCTTCATTTCTCTCTGCATTCCGAAACCCTAAACCCCAATTAGCTTTTTATTCTGCTATTAGTGGCAAAGTTAAGAGTTCTTCTGGAAAAGCTCTGAAATTTCAACCGGGATTGAGGAATGATATTAATAATGTCGACAGTCTTGATGATGGTCTGAGCTTGTATCGGCAGATGGTCCGGATGAGGCCTCTGCCTTGTGTTATTCAGTTCAATCAATTGCTGGACCGTATTGTTAAGATGAAGAATCATTATGTATCTGCTATTTCCCTTTTTAGAGATATGTGGGTCAAGGGCATTCCTGTTCGTGAGGCCACCCTCAATGTTGTGATTAACTGTTACTGCCTCTTGGGTCGAGTGGATTTGGGGTTTCCTGTGTTGGCTGCTTTCTTGAAGCGTGGTCTTGTCCCTAATGTAGTCACCTTTAATACTCTACTCAAAGGACTCTTTCGAGAACATAGGTTCCCCCAGGGACAAGAATTGTTTAAGAAGATAATATGCGAAAAACTTTGCGAGCCTGATGAAGTTATGTTTCTGATTGTGATAGATGGGCTCTGTAAGGTGGGGAACATTCAAATGGCCATTGAATTCCTAAGAGTcatggaaaaaagaagaagatgtaAGCCCAACGTTTATGTGTACAGTACAATCATTGACGGCTTGTGCAAGGATAAAATGGTTGTTGAAGCTCTTGCCCTCTTGCAGGAGATGATTGAAAAGGGCATTCCACCAAATGTTATCACTTACAGTTGTTTGATTCAAGGTCTGTGCAACTTAAGCAGATGGAAGGACGTTGACAAGCTCTTTGCTGAGATGATGGTTTATAAAATTGTTCCAGATGTTTTTACTTTCAATATAGTGGTGGATGCACTGTGTAAGGAAGGGCATATAGAAGATGCTGAAGAGCTAGTCCAGAACATGATCCAGCAAGGTCAAGATCCCGATCTGGTCACTTACAATTCCTTAATGGATGGGTACTGTTTACAGAGCCGAATGGATGACGCAAGGAGAGTTTTCAATACCATGGTTGCTAGCAGCCTTACACCCGATCTCCATAGCTATGGTATTCTGATAAATGCCTATTTCAAGACCAAGAAAGCGGAAGCAGCCATGAATCTCTTTCGAGAGATTCAGCATAAAGGTTTAACACCTAATATTGTTGTTTATACCACTGTCTTGCAGGGGTTATTTAGTTCAGGAAGGTATCTTAGTGcacgtgaaattttcaaggaGATGCAAGCTTCTGGCATGAAGCCTGATTTTCATACTTACTGTGTGGTGTTGGATGGATTATGCAAGACTGGACATGTTGACGAAGCATTGCAGTTATTCCATGCAATGGAAGCCGATGGAACAGATCTTCACATGGAAATGTACACTATCATGCTTGATGGGTTGTGTAAATGCACGAGGCTCGATAGTGCCCGACATCTTTTCAAAAATCTCTTCCTTAAAGGATTGGACCCTGATGTCAAAACATACAACACCATGATTGCTGGCCTGCTTGCAGAAGGTCTGCTCATCGAAGCTAAAGAGCTTGTTAAAAAGATGGAGGGGAAGGGTTGCCTGCCAAATGATTTTACGTACAATGTTATACTGCGAGGACTCCTTAAGGGAGGTCATTATCATGATGCGATGGTCTATCATGAAGAAATGGTTCA